One genomic window of Rhizomicrobium sp. includes the following:
- a CDS encoding sulfotransferase, which produces MSGSPGLQRFRFAVGEALKRGDVAGAMNFADQAVGQGIEDIDLLTLAGQWRLRAGQVARALTVFERARALGPDNPEALTGLGISLTMLGRPQEALAAFDHGLAVAPGARYLVPHRAQALENAGRLREAQAALEQLVAAAPDNARALEQLASLCVRRGDMAAARDYATRALKIASPLPAATIAVAAAELSDGNYEAVRALVALLGAEPGIGPANQSIALGLLGDALDGLDKPDEAFAAYTAAREALRGPMAAMFQGTESALDRVRRLESYFREAPIAPWHADPSAAVASPVKTHVFLVGFPRSGTTLLEQALASHPSIRTMEEVDCLGAAAGEYFRAEDGMARFAALGDDDLARLRAAYWRRVGEAGIAADRPVFIDKMPLNSVHLGVIARLFPGAKVLFALRDPRDVVLSCFRRRLVMTAHLYELSTLAGAAAFYDAVMALARLYREKLALPVLDLKHEDMIADFDGETRRVCDFLGVEWSKKMRDFAADAKQRDIKTPSAMQVVRGLNADGAGQWRRFAAQLAPVLPVLAPWVVRFGYPE; this is translated from the coding sequence ATGAGCGGGTCCCCCGGCTTGCAGCGTTTCCGCTTCGCCGTCGGCGAGGCGCTCAAGCGCGGCGACGTGGCGGGCGCGATGAACTTCGCCGACCAGGCGGTGGGCCAGGGCATCGAGGACATCGACCTTCTGACCCTTGCCGGCCAGTGGCGGCTGCGCGCCGGCCAGGTCGCGCGCGCTCTTACGGTCTTCGAACGCGCCCGCGCGCTGGGCCCCGACAATCCCGAGGCGCTGACCGGGCTCGGCATCAGCCTGACGATGCTGGGCCGCCCGCAAGAGGCGCTCGCCGCCTTCGACCACGGCCTCGCCGTCGCGCCCGGCGCGCGCTATCTCGTGCCGCACCGCGCCCAGGCGCTGGAGAATGCCGGCCGCTTGCGCGAGGCGCAGGCCGCGCTGGAGCAGCTCGTCGCCGCCGCGCCGGACAATGCGCGGGCGCTCGAACAGCTCGCCAGCCTCTGCGTGCGGCGCGGCGACATGGCGGCAGCGCGCGATTATGCGACCCGCGCGCTGAAGATCGCGTCGCCGCTGCCGGCCGCGACCATCGCCGTCGCCGCCGCCGAACTCTCCGATGGGAATTACGAAGCGGTCCGCGCGCTCGTGGCGCTGCTCGGCGCCGAGCCTGGGATCGGTCCGGCGAACCAGTCGATCGCGCTGGGCCTTCTGGGCGACGCGCTGGACGGGCTGGACAAGCCGGACGAGGCCTTCGCCGCCTACACCGCCGCCCGCGAAGCCTTGCGCGGCCCGATGGCGGCGATGTTCCAGGGCACGGAGAGCGCGCTCGACCGCGTGCGTCGGCTTGAATCCTATTTCCGCGAGGCGCCGATCGCGCCGTGGCACGCCGATCCGTCCGCCGCCGTCGCGAGCCCCGTAAAGACACACGTCTTCTTGGTCGGCTTTCCGCGCTCCGGCACGACGCTGCTGGAACAGGCGCTCGCCAGCCATCCCAGCATCCGCACGATGGAAGAGGTCGATTGCCTCGGCGCCGCCGCCGGCGAATATTTCCGCGCCGAAGACGGCATGGCGCGCTTCGCGGCGCTCGGCGACGACGATCTGGCGCGGCTGCGCGCGGCCTATTGGCGACGCGTCGGCGAGGCCGGCATCGCGGCCGACCGGCCGGTCTTTATCGACAAGATGCCGCTCAATTCGGTTCATCTCGGCGTGATCGCCCGATTGTTCCCGGGCGCGAAAGTGCTGTTCGCCCTGCGCGATCCCCGCGACGTGGTGCTGTCCTGCTTTCGCCGCCGCCTGGTGATGACGGCGCATCTGTACGAGCTCTCGACGCTCGCCGGCGCCGCCGCGTTCTACGACGCGGTGATGGCGCTGGCGCGGCTCTATCGCGAGAAGCTGGCGCTGCCGGTGCTCGATCTGAAGCACGAGGACATGATCGCCGATTTCGACGGCGAGACGCGCCGGGTCTGCGATTTCCTGGGCGTCGAATGGAGCAAAAAGATGCGCGATTTCGCCGCCGACGCGAAACAGCGCGACATCAAGACCCCCAGCGCCATGCAGGTGGTGCGCGGCCTCAACGCCGACGGTGCCGGCCAGTGGCGGCGCTTCGCGGCGCAGCTCGCGCCGGTCCTGCCGGTGCTGGCGCCCTGGGTTGTGCGTTTCGGCTATCCGGAATAG
- the rbfA gene encoding 30S ribosome-binding factor RbfA, whose amino-acid sequence MSRRHDSTPRDHGPTQRQLRVGEMLRHALADVLRRDEIRDPDLAGVSVTITQVKPSPDMRHATVFCEPLGGKNAKGVIAALNKHKGFLRGEMGRLIALKFTPELRFMEDDSFAEAQKIENILKSSRVQQDLKDEE is encoded by the coding sequence ATGTCCCGCCGTCACGATTCAACCCCGCGCGATCACGGACCGACCCAGCGCCAGCTTCGGGTCGGCGAGATGCTGCGCCATGCCCTGGCCGACGTCCTGCGCCGCGACGAAATCCGCGATCCCGATCTCGCCGGCGTCTCGGTGACGATCACCCAGGTCAAGCCCTCGCCCGACATGCGCCATGCGACCGTGTTCTGCGAGCCGCTCGGCGGCAAGAACGCCAAGGGCGTGATCGCCGCCCTTAACAAGCACAAGGGCTTCCTGCGCGGCGAGATGGGCCGGCTGATCGCGCTGAAATTCACCCCCGAACTGCGCTTCATGGAGGACGATTCCTTCGCCGAGGCGCAAAAGATCGAGAACATCCTCAAATCCAGCCGCGTCCAGCAGGACCTCAAGGACGAGGAATAG
- a CDS encoding class I SAM-dependent methyltransferase — protein MLASIKPTAKVLLNSALSLLPETARLKYKEHHELRYWRGVAATMVKNPAQQAHERAHYEYFFTNFFGLTKADYDGKAVLDIGCGPCGSLEWADNTHERVGLDPLASAYRKLVEDDRQKMAYCAAPSEKIPYADGHFDIVTTFNSLDHVDDVDATVAELKRVTSPKGRILVIVEFGHAPTPTEPHRLDENIADKFGPEFKAQGVRLFGVRADHNLYASMKDNVPYVKGEEGIIAMRLERV, from the coding sequence ATGCTCGCTTCGATCAAGCCCACGGCCAAGGTGCTGCTCAATTCGGCACTCTCGCTGCTGCCGGAGACGGCGCGGCTGAAATACAAGGAGCATCACGAGCTGCGCTATTGGCGCGGCGTAGCCGCAACCATGGTCAAGAACCCGGCGCAGCAGGCGCATGAGCGGGCGCATTACGAATATTTCTTCACGAATTTCTTCGGCCTGACCAAGGCGGACTATGATGGCAAGGCGGTGCTCGACATCGGCTGCGGCCCGTGCGGCAGCCTGGAATGGGCCGACAATACGCACGAGCGCGTCGGCCTCGATCCATTGGCGAGCGCCTATCGCAAGCTGGTCGAGGACGACCGCCAGAAGATGGCCTATTGCGCCGCGCCGTCCGAGAAGATCCCCTATGCCGATGGCCATTTCGACATCGTCACGACCTTCAACAGCCTGGATCACGTCGACGACGTCGACGCGACCGTGGCCGAGCTCAAGCGGGTCACGTCCCCGAAGGGCCGCATCCTGGTGATCGTCGAATTCGGCCACGCGCCGACGCCGACCGAGCCGCACCGGCTGGATGAGAACATCGCCGACAAATTCGGCCCGGAGTTCAAGGCGCAGGGTGTGCGCCTGTTCGGCGTCCGCGCGGACCACAATCTCTACGCCTCGATGAAGGACAACGTGCCCTATGTGAAGGGCGAAGAAGGCATCATCGCGATGCGGCTGGAACGGGTTTAA
- the truB gene encoding tRNA pseudouridine(55) synthase TruB — MARRKKGQKVHGWVIVDKPQGMTSTQVVGAVRRIFDAQKAGHAGTLDPMATGVLAVALGEATKTVPYAMDSEKTYRFTAHWGEARDSDDAEGKVTAISDKRPTKDEIESALPRFTGAIVQVPPAYSAIKVQGERAYDLAREGEVVELAPRTVEVYEARLLGQPDPDHAEFEIHCGKGTYVRSWVRDLALALGTVGHVSQLRRTQVGGFTEEMAIPLAREGGNVHIPAAFEHLRPIATALDGIPALAVTGPDAVRLRSGNPILIRANHFARITEGQSETDDLQGLTVFLQTSEGEPVALAEIALGELRPFRVFNL, encoded by the coding sequence ATGGCACGCAGGAAGAAGGGCCAGAAGGTCCATGGCTGGGTCATCGTCGACAAGCCGCAAGGCATGACGTCCACCCAGGTCGTGGGCGCGGTGCGGCGCATTTTCGACGCCCAGAAGGCCGGCCATGCCGGAACCCTCGATCCGATGGCGACCGGCGTGCTCGCGGTCGCGCTCGGCGAGGCGACCAAGACCGTGCCTTACGCGATGGATTCGGAGAAGACCTATCGCTTCACCGCCCATTGGGGCGAGGCGCGCGACAGCGACGACGCCGAAGGCAAAGTCACCGCGATCTCCGACAAGCGCCCTACGAAAGACGAGATCGAATCGGCGCTTCCCCGATTCACCGGCGCCATCGTCCAGGTGCCGCCGGCCTACTCCGCGATCAAGGTCCAGGGCGAGCGGGCCTATGACCTGGCGCGGGAAGGCGAGGTGGTGGAACTCGCCCCCCGCACCGTCGAGGTCTACGAGGCCCGCTTGCTCGGCCAGCCTGATCCGGACCATGCGGAGTTCGAAATCCATTGCGGCAAAGGCACTTACGTCCGCTCCTGGGTCCGCGACCTGGCCTTGGCGCTGGGCACGGTCGGCCATGTCTCCCAGCTTCGGCGTACCCAGGTCGGGGGATTTACCGAAGAAATGGCGATCCCCCTAGCGCGGGAGGGGGGTAATGTGCATATTCCCGCCGCTTTTGAGCACTTGAGGCCCATTGCGACCGCGCTGGACGGCATCCCGGCGCTGGCCGTCACGGGCCCGGATGCGGTCCGTCTTCGAAGCGGCAATCCGATCCTGATCCGCGCGAATCATTTCGCACGGATCACGGAAGGCCAATCCGAGACCGACGATCTTCAAGGGCTCACGGTTTTTCTTCAGACCTCTGAGGGCGAGCCGGTGGCGCTGGCGGAAATCGCATTGGGCGAGCTTCGGCCATTCCGTGTTTTCAACCTCTGA
- the rpsO gene encoding 30S ribosomal protein S15 — protein MITPERKKEVVAQYAIKEGDTGSPEVQVAVLSERINNLTDHFKQHAKDNHSRRGLIKMVSTRRKLLDYVKTTDVARYNSLIERLGLRR, from the coding sequence ATGATTACCCCGGAACGCAAGAAGGAAGTCGTTGCGCAATACGCGATCAAGGAAGGCGACACCGGTTCGCCGGAAGTCCAGGTCGCGGTGCTCAGCGAGCGCATCAACAACCTGACCGATCACTTCAAGCAGCACGCGAAGGACAACCATTCGCGCCGCGGCCTGATCAAGATGGTCTCGACGCGCCGCAAGCTGCTCGACTACGTCAAGACGACCGACGTGGCGCGCTACAATTCGCTGATCGAACGCCTAGGGCTTCGCCGCTGA
- the pnp gene encoding polyribonucleotide nucleotidyltransferase → MFNVHKESFEWGGRTLTLETGKVARQADGSVVATYGETVVLATVVGAPSPREGIDFFPLTVNYQERYYAAGKIPGGYFKRERAPTERETLISRLIDRPIRPLFAEGYRNETQVVVQVLSHDMENDPDIVALVAASAALTISGIPFMGPIGAARVGYIDGEYKLNPPIDDYANSKLDLVVAGTADAVLMVESEAQELSEQVMLGAVMFGHRELQHAINAIIKLAEKAAKEPRPLPDVGTHVLAMEIEKVAGINLAGAFQIPVKFERRDRIAEIKKKTAEYFVGEGDGKVSAKEFGNLFHDLEAKIMRGAVLDTKTRIDGRDLVTVRPIVAEVGILPRTHGSALFTRGETQALVVTTLGTTEDEQFMDQLEGTVKQNFMLHYNFPPYSVGETGRMGAPGRREIGHGKLAWRAIHPMLPSKEEFPYTLRVVSEITESNGSSSMATVCGTSLALMDAGVPLKKPTAGIAMGLILEGERYAVLSDILGDEDHLGDMDFKVAGTEDGITALQMDIKISGITEEIMRVALDQAKGGRIHILGEMNKAIDHARGELGEHAPRIEQIKIPTDKIREVIGSGGKVIREIVEKTGAKINIEDDGTVKIASADGESIKAALKWIKGIVAEPEVGEIYDGKIVKVMDFGAFVNFFGPKDGLVHVSELAAGRVNKPSDVVKEGQAVKVKLLGFDDRGKVRLSMKQVDQVTGEDLSKKAKSDAPAAE, encoded by the coding sequence ATGTTCAACGTACACAAGGAATCGTTCGAATGGGGCGGCAGAACGCTGACGCTCGAAACGGGCAAGGTTGCCCGCCAGGCCGACGGCTCGGTCGTCGCCACTTACGGAGAGACCGTGGTGCTGGCCACCGTGGTCGGCGCGCCCAGCCCGCGCGAGGGAATCGATTTCTTCCCCCTCACCGTGAACTACCAGGAACGCTATTACGCCGCCGGCAAGATCCCGGGCGGCTATTTCAAGCGCGAGCGCGCCCCGACCGAGCGTGAGACCCTGATCTCGCGCCTGATCGACCGCCCGATCCGCCCGCTGTTCGCCGAAGGCTATCGCAACGAGACCCAGGTCGTCGTGCAGGTGCTCTCCCACGACATGGAGAACGATCCCGATATCGTCGCGCTGGTCGCGGCCTCGGCGGCGCTCACCATTTCGGGCATTCCCTTCATGGGCCCGATCGGCGCCGCGCGCGTCGGCTATATCGACGGCGAATACAAGCTGAACCCGCCGATCGACGACTATGCGAACTCCAAGCTCGACCTCGTCGTCGCCGGCACCGCCGACGCCGTCCTGATGGTGGAGTCCGAGGCGCAGGAATTGTCCGAGCAGGTGATGCTCGGCGCCGTGATGTTCGGCCATCGCGAGCTGCAGCACGCGATCAACGCCATCATCAAGCTGGCGGAGAAGGCGGCGAAGGAGCCGCGGCCGCTGCCGGACGTCGGCACGCATGTGCTGGCGATGGAGATCGAGAAGGTCGCCGGCATCAATCTCGCCGGCGCGTTCCAGATCCCGGTCAAGTTCGAGCGGCGCGACCGCATCGCCGAGATCAAGAAGAAGACGGCGGAGTATTTCGTCGGCGAAGGCGACGGCAAGGTCTCGGCCAAGGAATTCGGCAATTTGTTCCATGACCTGGAAGCCAAGATCATGCGGGGGGCGGTGCTCGACACCAAGACGCGCATCGACGGCCGCGACCTTGTCACGGTGCGTCCGATCGTGGCCGAAGTCGGCATCCTGCCGCGCACCCACGGCTCGGCGCTGTTCACCCGCGGCGAGACCCAGGCCTTGGTCGTGACCACCCTCGGCACCACCGAGGACGAGCAGTTCATGGACCAGCTCGAAGGCACCGTGAAGCAGAACTTCATGCTGCACTACAACTTCCCGCCCTACAGCGTGGGCGAGACCGGCCGCATGGGCGCTCCAGGCCGCCGCGAGATCGGCCATGGCAAATTGGCGTGGCGCGCGATCCATCCGATGCTGCCGAGCAAGGAAGAGTTCCCCTACACGCTGCGCGTCGTGTCGGAGATCACCGAGTCCAACGGCTCGTCCTCGATGGCGACCGTCTGCGGCACCAGCCTCGCGCTGATGGACGCCGGCGTCCCCCTGAAGAAGCCGACCGCCGGCATCGCGATGGGCCTCATCCTGGAAGGCGAGCGCTATGCGGTGCTCTCCGACATCCTGGGCGACGAGGATCATCTCGGCGACATGGACTTCAAGGTGGCGGGCACCGAAGACGGCATCACCGCGCTTCAGATGGACATCAAGATCTCCGGCATCACCGAGGAGATCATGCGCGTGGCGCTGGACCAGGCCAAGGGCGGCCGCATCCATATCCTCGGCGAGATGAACAAGGCGATCGATCACGCCCGCGGCGAGCTCGGCGAGCACGCTCCGCGCATCGAGCAGATCAAGATCCCGACCGACAAGATCCGCGAAGTGATCGGCTCGGGCGGCAAGGTGATCCGCGAGATCGTCGAGAAGACCGGCGCCAAGATCAACATCGAGGACGACGGCACGGTGAAGATCGCCAGTGCCGATGGCGAGTCGATCAAGGCGGCGCTGAAGTGGATCAAGGGCATCGTGGCGGAGCCCGAGGTCGGCGAGATCTATGACGGCAAGATCGTCAAGGTCATGGATTTCGGCGCCTTCGTGAACTTCTTCGGACCCAAGGACGGGCTCGTCCATGTGTCGGAGCTTGCCGCCGGCCGCGTCAACAAGCCGTCCGACGTGGTCAAGGAAGGCCAGGCGGTGAAGGTCAAGCTGCTCGGCTTCGACGACCGCGGCAAGGTTCGCCTGTCGATGAAGCAGGTCGACCAGGTGACCGGCGAGGATCTCTCCAAGAAGGCGAAGTCCGACGCCCCGGCGGCCGAATAA
- a CDS encoding type II toxin-antitoxin system HicA family toxin translates to MCEHICVNGHEFERKIKKIGRNRGVLVSFDPGHGKGSHGRLYYGDRFTTLKDRRKEIGPGLLKAMLDQLGLSRSDLEI, encoded by the coding sequence ATGTGCGAACATATCTGTGTAAACGGCCACGAATTCGAGCGGAAAATCAAGAAGATCGGCCGCAATCGCGGCGTGCTCGTCTCGTTCGATCCGGGTCACGGCAAAGGCAGTCACGGGCGGCTGTACTACGGCGATCGCTTCACGACCTTGAAGGATCGCCGCAAGGAGATCGGTCCCGGTTTGCTGAAGGCGATGCTCGACCAGTTGGGACTCTCGAGATCGGATTTGGAGATATAG
- a CDS encoding type II toxin-antitoxin system HicB family antitoxin produces the protein MANVAFGYPYKLERQSNGWWLVRFPDVPEALTEGETKEEAFENAQDCLIAALEGYVKAGRTIPRPPSGGSRISLPSLVTAKLAVYVNMQKQSWSRTKLAQALGMPENSVRRLLDLRHSSQMWVIDEALAKMNAELAIDLPKQRVRG, from the coding sequence ATGGCGAATGTCGCGTTTGGTTATCCCTATAAGCTGGAACGGCAGAGCAATGGCTGGTGGCTGGTTCGCTTTCCGGATGTGCCGGAGGCGCTGACCGAAGGTGAGACGAAGGAAGAAGCATTCGAGAACGCGCAGGACTGCCTGATCGCCGCCCTCGAAGGCTACGTGAAAGCGGGCCGGACGATTCCGCGTCCGCCGTCGGGTGGCAGCCGCATTTCGCTCCCCTCGCTGGTGACGGCCAAGCTCGCCGTCTATGTGAACATGCAGAAGCAGAGTTGGTCGCGGACGAAACTCGCGCAGGCGCTCGGCATGCCGGAGAATTCCGTCCGGCGCCTGCTCGATCTGCGGCACAGTTCGCAAATGTGGGTGATCGACGAGGCCCTCGCCAAGATGAACGCCGAACTGGCGATCGATTTGCCGAAGCAGAGGGTTCGCGGTTAG
- a CDS encoding cob(I)yrinic acid a,c-diamide adenosyltransferase, with product MVTLNRIYTKTGDTGETALGDGSRRPKNDPRVAAYGTVDEANCAVGLARLHTTGELDAMLSRIQNDLFDLGADLCAPEDGRRGGDRLRIAESQVERLEREIDAMNETLKPLASFVLPGGTAAAAHLHLARAIARRAERLIVELAQAEKVSAVAIRYINRLSDHLFVASRFANDGGAKDVLWIPGANR from the coding sequence ATGGTCACTCTGAACCGCATCTATACGAAGACCGGCGACACGGGCGAGACCGCGCTCGGCGACGGCTCGCGACGGCCGAAAAACGATCCGCGCGTCGCCGCCTATGGCACGGTCGACGAGGCCAATTGCGCGGTCGGCTTGGCGCGGCTGCATACGACCGGCGAACTCGACGCCATGCTGTCGCGCATCCAGAACGATCTGTTCGACCTCGGCGCCGATCTCTGCGCGCCGGAGGACGGGCGGCGCGGCGGTGACCGCCTGCGCATCGCCGAGTCGCAAGTCGAGCGGCTGGAGCGGGAGATCGACGCGATGAACGAGACCCTGAAACCGCTGGCGTCCTTCGTTCTGCCGGGCGGCACGGCGGCGGCGGCGCATCTGCATCTGGCCCGCGCCATCGCGCGCCGCGCCGAACGGCTGATCGTGGAACTGGCACAGGCGGAAAAGGTGAGCGCGGTGGCGATCCGCTACATCAACCGGCTGTCGGATCACCTGTTCGTCGCCAGCCGCTTCGCCAATGACGGCGGCGCGAAGGACGTGCTCTGGATCCCGGGCGCGAACCGCTAG
- a CDS encoding zinc-finger domain-containing protein, which translates to MPIEAPEIIEVDDTRVKCEGIGGALGHPRVYLEMGDKDFVECPYCDRKFVLKPGAHRH; encoded by the coding sequence ATGCCCATCGAAGCCCCCGAAATTATCGAAGTCGACGATACCCGCGTGAAATGCGAGGGCATTGGCGGCGCGCTCGGCCATCCGCGTGTCTATCTGGAGATGGGGGACAAGGATTTCGTCGAGTGCCCCTATTGCGACCGCAAATTCGTCCTCAAACCGGGGGCCCATCGGCATTGA
- the polA gene encoding DNA polymerase I gives MSKPAPSPGKAALKKGDHLYLIDGSGYLFRAYHALPPLTRKSDGLPVGAVSGYCNMMWKLLEDMKGPDQPTHLAVVFDAGAVTFRNTIYDQYKANRPPPPEDLIPQFPLVRDATRAFGVSCVEQDGFEADDLIATYTRLAREAGARVTIVSSDKDLMQLVEDGVVTLLDTMKNKRLGSAEVMEKFGVPPSKVIEVQALAGDSVDNVPGVRGIGIKTAAELINQYGDLETLLSRAGEIKQPKRRETLIENAENARISKKLVTLDANAKYPEGPERFAVHEPDPKELIAFLRGMEFNSITRRVAAHFGIEDVEGIAPAVEPSATAANRVVRQADRETTKAVESHVGAVPVRDLIVKPIDLDTYKTVTTAKELDAWIVRAREAGIVCVDTETTGLDAMTAGLCGVSLAVAPGEACYVPCGHRKGDGFDLGGDGELVQMDAADVLARLKPLLEDPSILKIAQNLKYDFLIFAQRDIRVAPYDDTMLISYVLDGGLHGHGMDELSELHLSHKPISFLDVAGKGKDKITFDCVPIKEATRYSAEDADVTLRLYLLLKARLPVQGKTTVYETLERPLVTVLADMEREGVMIDPDLLRRLSNDFAQAQAKMETEIHKLAGETFNIGSPKQLGDILFGKFKLEGGRKTKTGAWSTDSDVLEDVAAQGHPIARMVLDWRGLAKLRGTYTDALPTYINAKTGRVHTSYAMASTSTGRLASTDPNLQNIPVRTEEGRRIRQAFIAPKGSKLISADYSQIELRLLAHIADIPQLKKAFAEGLDIHAMTASEIFSVPIKDMPSEIRRRAKAINFGIVYGISGFGLANQLGIGRGEADDYIKKYFQRFPGIRDYMETTKAFAREHGYVETLFGRRVHIREIKSPVPGFRGGAERAAINAPIQGTAADIIRRAMIRVPDMLEAKKLTAKMLLQVHDELIFEVPDAEVEKTRTAVKSVMEKAALPAVQLSVPLTVDARAAQNWDAAH, from the coding sequence TTGAGCAAGCCGGCTCCATCCCCTGGAAAAGCCGCGCTCAAGAAGGGCGATCATCTCTACCTGATCGACGGTTCGGGCTATCTGTTCCGCGCCTATCACGCTTTGCCGCCGCTGACGCGCAAATCCGACGGGCTGCCGGTCGGCGCCGTCAGCGGCTACTGCAACATGATGTGGAAGCTCCTGGAGGACATGAAGGGTCCCGACCAGCCGACCCATCTCGCCGTGGTGTTCGACGCCGGCGCGGTGACGTTCCGCAACACGATCTACGACCAGTACAAGGCCAACCGCCCGCCGCCGCCCGAGGACCTGATCCCGCAATTCCCGCTGGTGCGCGACGCGACGCGCGCCTTCGGCGTCTCCTGCGTCGAGCAGGACGGCTTCGAGGCCGACGATCTGATCGCCACCTATACGCGCCTGGCGCGCGAGGCCGGCGCGCGCGTCACCATCGTCTCCTCCGACAAGGACCTGATGCAGCTCGTGGAAGACGGCGTGGTCACGCTGCTCGACACGATGAAGAACAAGCGCCTCGGCTCGGCGGAGGTGATGGAGAAATTCGGCGTGCCGCCGTCGAAGGTGATCGAGGTCCAGGCGCTGGCCGGCGACAGCGTCGACAACGTGCCCGGCGTGCGCGGCATCGGCATCAAGACCGCGGCCGAGCTGATCAACCAGTACGGCGATCTCGAAACGCTTCTTAGCCGCGCCGGAGAGATCAAACAGCCCAAGCGCCGCGAGACACTGATCGAGAACGCCGAGAACGCGCGCATCTCCAAGAAGCTCGTCACGCTGGACGCGAATGCGAAATATCCCGAGGGGCCCGAGCGCTTCGCGGTGCACGAGCCCGATCCGAAGGAATTGATCGCCTTTCTGCGCGGGATGGAATTCAACAGCATCACCCGGCGCGTCGCGGCGCATTTCGGCATCGAGGATGTCGAAGGCATCGCGCCGGCGGTCGAGCCCTCCGCTACGGCCGCGAACCGCGTGGTGCGGCAGGCCGATCGCGAGACAACGAAGGCGGTCGAAAGCCATGTCGGCGCCGTGCCCGTGCGCGACCTGATCGTCAAGCCGATCGATCTCGACACCTACAAGACCGTCACCACCGCCAAAGAGCTCGATGCCTGGATCGTCCGCGCCCGCGAGGCCGGGATCGTCTGCGTCGACACCGAAACCACCGGCCTCGATGCGATGACAGCCGGCCTGTGCGGCGTGTCGCTGGCGGTGGCGCCGGGCGAGGCCTGTTACGTGCCGTGCGGCCATCGCAAGGGCGACGGCTTCGATCTCGGCGGCGACGGCGAGCTGGTGCAGATGGACGCGGCCGACGTGCTGGCGCGGCTGAAGCCGCTGCTGGAAGACCCGTCGATCCTCAAGATCGCGCAGAACCTGAAATACGATTTCCTGATCTTCGCCCAGCGCGACATCCGCGTCGCGCCTTACGACGATACGATGCTGATCTCCTATGTGCTCGACGGCGGGTTGCACGGCCACGGCATGGACGAGCTGTCGGAGCTGCATCTCAGCCACAAGCCGATCTCGTTCCTCGATGTCGCCGGCAAGGGCAAGGACAAGATCACCTTCGATTGCGTGCCGATCAAGGAGGCGACGCGCTACTCCGCCGAAGATGCCGACGTTACGTTGCGGCTCTATTTGCTGCTCAAGGCGCGGCTGCCGGTCCAGGGCAAGACGACGGTCTATGAGACGCTCGAACGTCCGCTGGTGACGGTGCTCGCCGATATGGAGCGCGAGGGCGTGATGATCGATCCCGATCTGTTGCGCCGGCTCTCCAACGATTTCGCCCAGGCGCAGGCCAAGATGGAAACCGAAATCCACAAGCTGGCCGGCGAGACCTTCAACATCGGCTCGCCCAAGCAGCTCGGCGACATCCTGTTCGGCAAATTCAAGCTCGAAGGCGGCCGCAAGACCAAGACCGGCGCCTGGTCCACGGACTCCGACGTGCTGGAAGATGTCGCGGCGCAGGGCCATCCCATCGCCAGGATGGTGCTCGACTGGCGCGGCCTCGCCAAGCTGCGCGGCACCTATACCGATGCGCTGCCGACCTACATCAACGCCAAGACCGGCCGGGTGCACACGTCCTACGCGATGGCCTCGACCTCGACCGGCCGGCTCGCCTCGACCGATCCCAATCTGCAGAACATTCCGGTGCGCACCGAAGAGGGCCGGCGCATCCGCCAGGCCTTTATCGCGCCCAAGGGCTCGAAACTCATCAGCGCCGATTACAGCCAGATCGAGCTGCGCCTGCTCGCCCACATCGCCGACATCCCGCAGCTCAAGAAGGCTTTCGCCGAAGGCCTCGACATCCATGCGATGACGGCATCGGAAATCTTTTCGGTGCCGATCAAGGATATGCCGAGCGAAATCCGGCGCCGCGCCAAGGCGATCAATTTCGGCATCGTCTACGGCATTTCCGGCTTCGGCCTGGCCAACCAGCTCGGCATCGGCCGCGGCGAGGCCGACGACTACATCAAGAAATACTTCCAGCGCTTCCCCGGCATCCGCGACTACATGGAGACGACCAAGGCCTTCGCGCGCGAGCACGGCTATGTCGAAACGCTGTTCGGCCGCCGCGTCCATATCCGCGAGATCAAGTCGCCGGTGCCCGGCTTCCGCGGCGGGGCGGAGCGCGCCGCGATCAACGCCCCGATCCAGGGCACCGCCGCCGACATCATCCGCCGCGCCATGATCCGCGTGCCCGACATGCTGGAGGCGAAAAAGCTGACGGCGAAGATGCTGCTCCAGGTGCATGACGAGCTGATCTTCGAAGTGCCGGATGCCGAGGTGGAGAAGACCCGGACCGCGGTGAAATCGGTGATGGAGAAGGCGGCGCTGCCCGCCGTCCAGCTCAGCGTGCCGCTGACGGTCGACGCCCGCGCCGCCCAGAACTGGGACGCGGCGCATTAG